The following proteins are encoded in a genomic region of Pectinophora gossypiella chromosome 6, ilPecGoss1.1, whole genome shotgun sequence:
- the LOC126367350 gene encoding putative nuclease HARBI1, giving the protein MSINEVIADIQYYDDIFWPTRNRLPKRYIRDTSNPFEDRDFKKKYRFQQESVFFIVSLIQNYLQKPDNRGLPIAPEIAVLLTLRFYATSSFQTVCGDLLLISQSTASNIITKVSKLLAKLIRQYVKFPQGAEAMANRELFQEMGRHGRWPGLPGIDGAIDCTHIKIVSTPKCQHHEVYRNRKSYFSINVQAVVGPRMEFLDIVARWAGSMHDSRIFQMSSVYTKYRQNLLNGRLVGDNGYPSLTFMLTPVRPAPEDAPTVRYNRAQIKTRNIVERTFGIWKRRFPCLQRGMGNKLTTVSNIIVACAVLHNLSIHLNDDIEETESTPTLEEGNADPINELQNTESGFVLRNSIIANYFT; this is encoded by the exons ATGTCGATAAACGAAGTTATTGCTGATATCCAATATTACGACGATATATTTTGGCCTACGCGGAATCGTTTGCCTAAGCGGTATATCAGAGATACGAGTAATCCATTCGAAGACCGtgattttaagaaaaaatacaggTTTCAACAAGAATCTGTGTTCTTTATTgtgtctctcatacaaaactatCTACAAAAACCAGATAATAGAGGCCTACCGATTGCTCCCGAAATAGCTGTCCTGCTAACTTTAAGATTTTACGCCACTTCCTCATTTCAG ACTGTATGCGgcgatttattattaatatcgcAATCAACCGCGTCAAATATAATAACCAAAGTATCAAAACTCCTGGCCAAACTCATCCGGCAATATGTCAAGTTTCCGCAAGGAGCTGAAGCTATGGCAAACAGGGAACTATTCCAAGAAATGGGGAGACATGGGCGCTGGCCTGGTCTACCAggaatagatggcgctatcgATTGCACCCATATAAAGATAGTGTCCACTCCAAAATGCCAACATCATGAGGTGTATCGTAATAGAAAATCTTACTTTTCTATTAATGTTCAG GCAGTAGTTGGCCCAAGAATGGAATTTTTGGACATTGTAGCTAGATGGGCTGGCAGCATGCATGATTCAAGGATTTTCCAAATGTCTTCAGTGTACACAAAATACAGGCAAAACTTATTGAATGGCAGACTAGTGGGTGACAATGGCTATCCCTCATTAACATTTATGTTAACCCCTGTAAGACCAGCTCCTGAAGATGCGCCAACAGTACGCTACAATAGAGCACAAATTAAAACTCGTAATATTGTAGAAAGAACATTTGGGATCTGGAAAAGACGATTCCCATGTCTACAAAGAGGCATGGGAAACAAGCTGACTACAGTGAGCAATATAATAGTGGCTTGTGCAGTGCTCCACAACCTCTCTATTCACTTGAACGATGATATAGAAGAGACCGAGTCTACACCTACACTAGAGGAAGGAAATGCAGACCCCATTAATGAATTACAGAATACAGAATCTGGTTTCGTTCTCAGGAATTctattattgcaaattattttacataa
- the LOC126367358 gene encoding myb-related transcription factor, partner of profilin-like translates to MDKRQKFTFSSAEKQLLLSILKKHSHIIENKQTDGATLRIKNESWNSVTREFNASPLTTQHVKHQQLRKLWQNLKQRQRDALTKERQHRFATGGGPATEDADIDPDISQITSALIVGLDDVIDSDTLELEYSTQLDLTDSDPDKTQTQTTKIRPPTPPHPPQTPTPSQSLQTPTLPESLHIPTPSQSLQTPTLPESLHTPTPSQSLQTPTLPESLHTQTPSQSLQTPTPPQVSQPLQAPNRSSATIRGSIDVLRMEFEDRRRRSNELHEMQKALLAEQIREARAKAELAEFILKKQKSGDI, encoded by the exons ATGGATAAGCGCCAGAAATTTACTTTTTCCTCTGccgaaaaacaattattattatcaatattaaaaaaacatagccatataatagaaaataagcAGACGGACGGGGCCACACTTCGTATAAAAAATGAGTCGTGGAACTCCGTAACCCGGGAATTCAATGCAAGCCCGCTTACTACGCAACAC GTCAAGCATCAGCAACTCCGCAAGCTGTGGCAAAACCTCAAGCAGCGTCAAAGGGATGCCTTGACCAAagaaag GCAACATCGGTTCGCCACAGGAGGAGGTCCTGCCACAGAGGACGCTGACATCGACCCCGATATCAGCCAAATTACATCGGCATTAATTGTTGGTCTGGATGATGTAATCGACAGTGACACCCTAGAATTAG AGTATTCAACACAGCTTGATTTAACGGACTCCGACCCAGACAAGACCCAGACCCAGACAACCAAAATCCGACCACCGACTCCACCGCATCCACCCCAGACACCGACTCCATCACAATCACTCCAGACACCAACACTACCAGAATCACTCCATATACCGACTCCATCACAATCACTCCAGACACCAACACTACCAGAATCACTCCATACACCGACTCCATCACAATCACTCCAGACACCAACACTACCAGAATCACTCCATACACAGACTCCATCACAATCACTCCAGACACCGACTCCACCACAAGTATCACAACCGCTCCAGGCTCCAAACAGATCTTCTGCTACCATTCGTGGATCAATAGACGTTCTGCGTATGGAGTTTGAAGACAGACGAAGACGGAGTAATGAGCTACATGAGATGCAGAAAGCACTGCTGGCGGAGCAAATTAGGGAAGCTCGAGCCAAAGCAGAGTTGgctgaatttattttaaaaaaacagaaatcaGGTGACATTTGA
- the LOC126367331 gene encoding ero1-like protein isoform X2, which yields MAKVVFEMAYKNYCVVFIIFALAIVQAVGYDTELYETKPCDSNVCFEALHGALGDCSCNVDTIDYFNNVKIFPRIQSLVSKDYFRFYKVNLKKECPFWADDSRCAMKYCHIKTCSKESVPGIANGYENDHIDESPVEKYTKEGQSGCSKDPDHDPQLGYLNMTISAASQYEIAKWKAHDDALENFCECDDRDADAEYVDLSLNPERYTGYKGPSAHRIWRSIYQENCFRPKLNPYESFPYVLSSDLSNMCLEKRVFYRAVSGLHTSINIHLCSKYLLSEKSVGFAAPPDGVWGPNLEEFQRRFDPSQTMGESPNWLKNLYFVYLLEMRALMKAGPYLEKEEYYTGNPTEDEETRQAVQNMLSVIYTFPDHFNESSMFNGGIHSVTLKNEFREHFWNISRIMDCVGCDKCKLWGKLQTQGLGTALKILFSGRWDSPGDPEQGRLPLRHKAQRLQRTEIVALFNAFARLSNSIRELENFRIMLRSHGDTDAYPTCTKSVT from the exons ATGGCTAAGGTCGTATTCGAGATGGCATACAAAAATTACTGTGTTGTGTTTATAATTTTCGCCTTAGCGATAGTTCAAGCGGTTGGTTACGACACGGAATTATACGAAACAAAGCCTTGCGACAGCAATGTGTGTTTTGAGGCGCTCCACGGAGCCCTGGGCGACTGCTCGTGTAATGTTGACACTATCGACTACTTCAACAATGTCAAAATATTCCCCCGAATCCAGAGTCTTGTAAGCAAAGATTATTTCCGTTTCTACAAGGTCAATTTGAAGAAGGAATGTCCCTTTTGGGCTGATGATAGCAGATGTGCGATGAAGTACTGTCATATTAAGACATGCTCCAAGGAGAGTGTGCCAGGCATCGCCAATGGGTATGAAAATGACCATATTGATGAGTCTCCTGTTGAAAAGTATACTAAAGAGGGTCAATCTGGATGCAGTAAAGACCCTGACCATGATCCCCAGTTGGGATATTTGAATATGACCATCAGTGCAGCTAGCCAGTATGAGATTGCCAAATGGAAAGCTCATGATGATGCACTGGAAAACTTCTGTGAATGTGATGACAGAGATGCTGATGCTGAGTATGTAGACCTGTCTCTAAACCCTGAACGTTACACTGGCTACAAGGGTCCATCAGCCCATAGGATCTGGAGGAGCATTTATCAGGAGAACTGCTTCCGTCCTAAACTGAATCCATATGAGTCTTTTCCTTATGTCTTAAGTTCAGATTTGAGTAACATGTGTCTTGAAAAAAGGGTGTTCTACAGGGCTGTCTCTGGCTTGCATACAAGTATTAATATTCATTTGTGTTCCAAATACTTACTGTCTGAGAAATCAGTAGGATTTGCTGCCCCTCCTGACGGGGTGTGGGGCCCGAACCTAGAGGAGTTTCAGCGAAGATTTGATCCTTCACAAACAATGGGTGAAAGTCCTAATTGGCTAAAAAACCTGTACTTTGTATACTTATTGGAAATGAGAGCATTGATGAAAGCTGGACCTTACTTGGAAAAGGAGGAGTATTACACTGGGAACCCTACTGAGGATGAGGAGACTCGACAAGCAGTCCAAAATATGCTGAGTGTCATATACACCTTCCCAGATCATTTTAATGAATCATCAATGTTCAATGGAGGTATACACTCTGTTACTTTAAAGAATGAGTTCCGTGAGCACTTTTGGAATATATCCCGAATTATGGACTGTGTTGGCTGCGATAAATGCAAGCTTTGGGGCAAGCTGCAGACGCAAGGGCTGGGTACAGCTTTGAAGATATTGTTTTCTGGTCGGTGGGACAGTCCCGGGGACCCAGAACAGGGGAGGTTGCCTCTGAGACACAAAGCACAACGACTGCAGAGAACTGAGATAGTTGCGTTATTCAATGCCTTTGCCCGGCTATCAAATAGCATTAGGGAGCTGGAAAACTTCAGAATTATGCTCAG GTCCCATGGAGATACCGACGCGTACCCAACATGTACTAAGAGTGTTACGTGA
- the LOC126367331 gene encoding ero1-like protein isoform X1 codes for MAKVVFEMAYKNYCVVFIIFALAIVQAVGYDTELYETKPCDSNVCFEALHGALGDCSCNVDTIDYFNNVKIFPRIQSLVSKDYFRFYKVNLKKECPFWADDSRCAMKYCHIKTCSKESVPGIANGYENDHIDESPVEKYTKEGQSGCSKDPDHDPQLGYLNMTISAASQYEIAKWKAHDDALENFCECDDRDADAEYVDLSLNPERYTGYKGPSAHRIWRSIYQENCFRPKLNPYESFPYVLSSDLSNMCLEKRVFYRAVSGLHTSINIHLCSKYLLSEKSVGFAAPPDGVWGPNLEEFQRRFDPSQTMGESPNWLKNLYFVYLLEMRALMKAGPYLEKEEYYTGNPTEDEETRQAVQNMLSVIYTFPDHFNESSMFNGGIHSVTLKNEFREHFWNISRIMDCVGCDKCKLWGKLQTQGLGTALKILFSGRWDSPGDPEQGRLPLRHKAQRLQRTEIVALFNAFARLSNSIRELENFRIMLSSQTESNSRDNFFGGAQSNLQARTKKEHCSSGGTKPRIWS; via the exons ATGGCTAAGGTCGTATTCGAGATGGCATACAAAAATTACTGTGTTGTGTTTATAATTTTCGCCTTAGCGATAGTTCAAGCGGTTGGTTACGACACGGAATTATACGAAACAAAGCCTTGCGACAGCAATGTGTGTTTTGAGGCGCTCCACGGAGCCCTGGGCGACTGCTCGTGTAATGTTGACACTATCGACTACTTCAACAATGTCAAAATATTCCCCCGAATCCAGAGTCTTGTAAGCAAAGATTATTTCCGTTTCTACAAGGTCAATTTGAAGAAGGAATGTCCCTTTTGGGCTGATGATAGCAGATGTGCGATGAAGTACTGTCATATTAAGACATGCTCCAAGGAGAGTGTGCCAGGCATCGCCAATGGGTATGAAAATGACCATATTGATGAGTCTCCTGTTGAAAAGTATACTAAAGAGGGTCAATCTGGATGCAGTAAAGACCCTGACCATGATCCCCAGTTGGGATATTTGAATATGACCATCAGTGCAGCTAGCCAGTATGAGATTGCCAAATGGAAAGCTCATGATGATGCACTGGAAAACTTCTGTGAATGTGATGACAGAGATGCTGATGCTGAGTATGTAGACCTGTCTCTAAACCCTGAACGTTACACTGGCTACAAGGGTCCATCAGCCCATAGGATCTGGAGGAGCATTTATCAGGAGAACTGCTTCCGTCCTAAACTGAATCCATATGAGTCTTTTCCTTATGTCTTAAGTTCAGATTTGAGTAACATGTGTCTTGAAAAAAGGGTGTTCTACAGGGCTGTCTCTGGCTTGCATACAAGTATTAATATTCATTTGTGTTCCAAATACTTACTGTCTGAGAAATCAGTAGGATTTGCTGCCCCTCCTGACGGGGTGTGGGGCCCGAACCTAGAGGAGTTTCAGCGAAGATTTGATCCTTCACAAACAATGGGTGAAAGTCCTAATTGGCTAAAAAACCTGTACTTTGTATACTTATTGGAAATGAGAGCATTGATGAAAGCTGGACCTTACTTGGAAAAGGAGGAGTATTACACTGGGAACCCTACTGAGGATGAGGAGACTCGACAAGCAGTCCAAAATATGCTGAGTGTCATATACACCTTCCCAGATCATTTTAATGAATCATCAATGTTCAATGGAGGTATACACTCTGTTACTTTAAAGAATGAGTTCCGTGAGCACTTTTGGAATATATCCCGAATTATGGACTGTGTTGGCTGCGATAAATGCAAGCTTTGGGGCAAGCTGCAGACGCAAGGGCTGGGTACAGCTTTGAAGATATTGTTTTCTGGTCGGTGGGACAGTCCCGGGGACCCAGAACAGGGGAGGTTGCCTCTGAGACACAAAGCACAACGACTGCAGAGAACTGAGATAGTTGCGTTATTCAATGCCTTTGCCCGGCTATCAAATAGCATTAGGGAGCTGGAAAACTTCAGAATTATGCTCAG CTCACAAACAGAGTCAAATTCGAGGGATAACTTTTTCGGGGGCGCCCAAAGCAACCTTCAGGCCAGGACGAAAAAGGAACACTGTTCATCAGGGGGCACCAAGCCGAGAATATGGAGTTAA